A genomic region of Catalinimonas niigatensis contains the following coding sequences:
- a CDS encoding HdeD family acid-resistance protein, producing MTLERQFLKNKSNLIYRGIGAITFGLVSLSYPGDEINSLAIPFGVLLILSGLIIIIRNIGYQRSKKSNIFSPIGKGVAELFIGSFAMFSVAVQINLLWELIALWIIVTGTFQIVTFSRIKQIVQEWKVMVVLGNLAVIFGASMLANSSLHWISPTYELAVFALFYGSCFIFIYFKLKEKRKYLKDKPVKIFKQHKDKAFYEKVV from the coding sequence ATGACGCTGGAAAGACAATTTTTAAAAAATAAGAGTAACCTTATATACCGTGGAATAGGCGCTATAACATTTGGACTGGTATCCTTAAGTTATCCTGGTGATGAAATCAATTCACTGGCTATCCCATTTGGAGTACTTTTGATTTTGAGTGGTTTGATCATTATCATTAGAAACATAGGTTATCAAAGAAGCAAAAAAAGCAACATATTCTCACCTATAGGAAAAGGAGTGGCAGAACTATTCATTGGTAGCTTTGCTATGTTTTCTGTGGCAGTACAAATTAACCTTCTCTGGGAGTTGATTGCACTCTGGATTATTGTAACAGGTACTTTTCAAATTGTGACCTTTAGCAGGATCAAACAAATTGTGCAGGAGTGGAAAGTTATGGTAGTTTTAGGAAATCTTGCCGTAATCTTCGGAGCCAGCATGCTGGCTAATAGTTCATTGCATTGGATCTCTCCTACCTACGAGCTGGCAGTTTTTGCATTATTTTACGGAAGCTGCTTTATCTTTATTTACTTTAAGCTCAAAGAAAAACGTAAATATCTTAAAGATAAACCAGTCAAAATTTTTAAACAACATAAAGACAAAGCATTTTATGAGAAGGTGGTATAG